DNA from Coffea arabica cultivar ET-39 chromosome 10c, Coffea Arabica ET-39 HiFi, whole genome shotgun sequence:
ACCCCACTACTATATTTCGCACCAGAGCATCAACAATTGAGTAATTAAATAAGGAAAATCAATTATTTTGATGGTCAGACCACCGAGATATGGAtatttttgttaagtgttatctttttttctacattattaaaattttcctttttcttgtgttaactataccatatacatacatacatacatacatagtCACGTATCTGTAATTCAAAATGACTGCTTAAGGAAAAGAACGTACAAAGGAAAATTACATTATTGGCTAACCAAATCTGGAACACTTTTTAACTTTTGTCTTTAGCTATACCAGAAACAATACTTAAATTGAACTCTTTTCTCGCCAACATGGTTAAAGGTTCGAATCTATGCACCTTTTGACTCGCAATTTCCATCCTTGTTCAAAAGTCCCAAAGCTTAATCCTTTAAAGAAGCCTTTGTGCATCACAGTCTTCATATATACTTTGCTTTGTTAAAAAGCAATGAAGACGCGGCAGGGCAACCTTCATTTTCTATGTAGACGGTCTATATAACAAAGCAAGAATTACTTGCGATGTCTCCCAAAAGGCATTCTTTTCGTCACATGCCAATACGCCAAATACGTGCAAGTTTGCTTCTATCCATACAAGCAAACAAGTTTCGTGCATATATTTTTCATCCAATAAACAACAGATTAAGAGACAAATTTAGGGACAAATCTACCATTTCAAATTTCGAGCCTTCAAGAAAAATATGTCATTGAGTCCTCCAGGTGGAACAGACAATGGTAGGAGAAACGATCAATTATATTGGTGTTACCAGTGTCATCAAGGAGTCAGGGTTGCCTCCGATAATCCATCTGACATCGTCTGTCCTCAATGTTTCGGCCAAGTTCTTGTTGAAATAGACATGGCCAGGCCTGTTCATGATTTCACTGCATTTGATCCCTCCCCAGAAGCTCGATGGGTCGAAGTACTCTCAATAATGTTCCATCCTCTACTTAGAACCCGAAATGTTAGATTCCGGGAGAGAGAGAACAGATTCCCTGATGGAGAACTTGTCAATATTCCAAGACAGAGAGATCGTGGCAGTCGAGGCTGGTTTTGGCAGAGAAGGCGTGGTGGGGTATTGCGTGATAATGAGAATGATGATTGGGGACGTGAGAGTGGCATCCTAGCCCGACCTCGAACCTTGTTTATTATCAGGCCAGTAGGGCCTTCCCCAACTCGACAGGATCATGGAGAAGAAGCTGGATTATTCCCCACAGGAATTGATGCAAGAAACTATTTCCTCGGTCCAGGACTTGAACAACTGATTGAACAACTGACTCAAAACGATCGCCCTGGCCCTCCACCACTGCCTGACTCAGTGATTGATTCGATTCCAACGGTAAAACTAACATCATCCCATTTGATCAATGAGTCAGaatgccctgtttgcaaggaGAAGTTCGATATTGGTGATGAAGCCAGAGAGCTGCCCTGCAACCATATTTACCATTCTGATTGCATTGTACCTTGGTTAAGGCTTCATAATTCTTGTCCAGTTTGCCGGCATGGGCTGCCTGTGCCGAGTGATCAGAGCAGACTTGCAGAAAATGATCAAGAGTCTGAGGCTCATGACTCTCCTAATGGAAGAGGAACCAGCAGGAGCCAGCGATGCCTGAGGTTGAGGCAGCAGTTGGCTTCAATTTGGCCCTTCCGATCAATACATCGAAACATTCATCGACAAAACGATGAAAGTAGTTCGTCACAAGGAGGTCAGCATTGAACAGTTAAGCTTTATCTTCAAGCCATGCATGTTTAGATTTCATTGTTATCTAAAGAGGTCATCATTGAACCACTTGGCAAAGAAGACAAGAAATGCAAATACCTTCCATCACAGTAGCCTACACTGGCCATGGAATCCCTTCTTTTGTGAATCGGACAAGTACAAAGTCAAGCTTGACCAATAGATGCAGGCAACAATTTCAACAAATAATTGCACACATTGAAATCTTTGTGTGTTCATTAACAAATAGGAAGTGCACAATCATTCTTAAATATGTAGACatgaatgaataaataaaatgtacacCTGAGATTTAAGTGGATATCTAGTTTTTCAGCCATtgattttttacatttttcttttcgCGCTGTATATTTTATGAACCAATGATTAGTTCTATCCATAATCCACTTCGCTTAACCTCTCTTTCCCTTTTACTACAACTTTTTGACTAGGTTCCAACTAATCTTTCTACTGTTGTGATCTTCTACCTTaaccaaatgaaaaaaaaaaaaaaaaaaattgtaacagAGTAGAACTTTTACCtggacaccaaaaaaaaaaaaatcattgagTTCCTCGTActacttttttgttttctaggaAGTCCTGTTCTTCATTACTTTAACCAATTGGTAAGTTTAACACGTTCACTCCTAGAAAATGTGACACTTTTGTCAGCTTTTCTACAATAATTTGAAGGTT
Protein-coding regions in this window:
- the LOC113714317 gene encoding E3 ubiquitin-protein ligase RZF1-like, which gives rise to MSLSPPGGTDNGRRNDQLYWCYQCHQGVRVASDNPSDIVCPQCFGQVLVEIDMARPVHDFTAFDPSPEARWVEVLSIMFHPLLRTRNVRFRERENRFPDGELVNIPRQRDRGSRGWFWQRRRGGVLRDNENDDWGRESGILARPRTLFIIRPVGPSPTRQDHGEEAGLFPTGIDARNYFLGPGLEQLIEQLTQNDRPGPPPLPDSVIDSIPTVKLTSSHLINESECPVCKEKFDIGDEARELPCNHIYHSDCIVPWLRLHNSCPVCRHGLPVPSDQSRLAENDQESEAHDSPNGRGTSRSQRCLRLRQQLASIWPFRSIHRNIHRQNDESSSSQGGAAQSWRHSCYIL